The following proteins come from a genomic window of Phycisphaerae bacterium:
- a CDS encoding potassium channel family protein — MLSTLLVAWCLLALTVMIHATGLAVLLRRTLRAPGRPDTRFWPVTWLLVHVAAWLIFLHLTEIGVWALFYWWQKCMPDAESSFYFSGVTYATVGYGDLVLPKEWRLLGPVEGLTGILMCGLSTGFFFAVVNKVFGARSSAESS, encoded by the coding sequence ATGCTCTCGACGCTCCTGGTCGCCTGGTGTTTGCTCGCACTCACGGTGATGATTCATGCTACGGGGCTGGCGGTTTTGCTGCGGCGCACGCTAAGGGCGCCGGGGCGGCCGGATACGCGATTCTGGCCGGTAACGTGGCTGCTGGTACATGTCGCGGCGTGGCTCATCTTTCTGCACCTCACCGAGATCGGAGTCTGGGCGCTATTCTACTGGTGGCAGAAGTGCATGCCGGATGCGGAGTCGTCGTTTTATTTCTCCGGTGTCACCTATGCCACTGTGGGTTACGGCGACCTCGTCTTACCGAAGGAATGGCGACTGCTCGGACCGGTGGAAGGATTGACCGGCATCCTCATGTGCGGGCTTTCGACAGGTTTTTTCTTCGCCGTCGTCAACAAGGTGTTCGGGGCACGATCCAGTGCCGAGAGTTCCTGA
- a CDS encoding metallophosphoesterase, which yields MDNSQTPGTDSKVGSQQRIASRIVLGRVTAIQPDSRRQQRLAGAVVLGVGVLALFVPLWPELAPERRLGLTLLAISGIELFHGFRRADAAEQRSAWFGGLISLALAILLMNAPMLVGGALKYLVAGWFAVDGVRYAVEAFRARRTREPVGSSSAAALGYFVLVLLVLLVGRHRPLWAMAIAVALRCGHTAANIFRASILQADDAGERAMRLLGLEAQPEVRAICDRLASEESARKPVDRYWILTFVLTLFAIHLGRMGFDGTAVGILAPGFAVVGDLSVALGMGLFIVIPTHLAVRHLTRPVERQAWRWCLSGGANDRNSWMRRLMRIWLTHRLRFAIRVRQASYTLRSALGRGLQIGLPVAAILAATTPVWGMSWYFDTENYASGIWDSWAEARTDTWRKAMIHAVEARETAAGRPAPTFAVSPPGNSSAADFSFLVIGDTGEGDASQHVLRDQLILAALQPEVRFVVLSSDVVYPSGEMKDYEARFWLPFKGVDKPVYAIPGNHDWYDALEGFAATFFEPDATRTTMRARVAADFRITKTTDRHIETLIAQAARLRQEYRVPTGFQQGPFFQFQTDRFALFAVDTGVRMRLDEAQLAWLKAALASARGKFKMAILGHPLFACGEYRAGANADFAALHQLLREHEVRVVMAGDTHDLEYYGETADPSALMYHFVNGGGGAFLTMGAQFAPLEKFPTRDWAFYPAAAPLIAKIEANNASWKKPMWWWTKHLRAWPSSPEWLSAAFDYNVAPFFQSFFEIRVEPTANRVQLLPWGVHGRLRWSDLQMSAGLRPPEQSPDALVEWVLPMEPVVAN from the coding sequence ATGGACAACAGCCAAACACCCGGCACCGATTCGAAGGTCGGTTCGCAGCAACGGATTGCATCCAGAATTGTCCTGGGTCGCGTGACGGCCATACAACCGGATTCGCGACGTCAGCAGCGACTCGCCGGTGCGGTCGTGCTGGGAGTGGGAGTTCTCGCACTCTTCGTGCCACTCTGGCCGGAGCTGGCGCCGGAACGACGCCTGGGACTTACGCTGCTTGCCATTTCCGGCATCGAATTGTTCCATGGTTTTCGCCGGGCCGACGCCGCGGAACAACGCAGCGCCTGGTTCGGCGGCCTCATTTCGCTGGCGTTGGCCATCCTGCTCATGAATGCCCCGATGCTGGTCGGCGGCGCACTCAAGTACTTGGTCGCCGGCTGGTTTGCCGTGGATGGAGTCCGTTACGCAGTAGAGGCCTTTCGTGCCAGACGAACACGAGAACCCGTCGGCTCCTCCTCCGCGGCCGCGCTGGGCTATTTTGTACTCGTTCTCCTCGTTCTGCTGGTGGGGCGTCATCGTCCGTTGTGGGCAATGGCAATCGCGGTGGCTCTGCGCTGTGGCCATACCGCCGCGAATATTTTTCGAGCCTCAATTCTCCAGGCCGACGATGCCGGCGAACGCGCCATGCGCCTCCTGGGATTGGAGGCACAACCGGAAGTGCGGGCGATCTGCGACCGATTGGCGTCGGAGGAGAGCGCGCGCAAACCGGTCGACCGGTACTGGATTCTGACGTTTGTGCTGACGTTATTCGCGATTCACCTGGGGCGGATGGGCTTTGACGGGACCGCGGTTGGCATTCTCGCGCCCGGTTTCGCCGTAGTGGGGGATTTGTCGGTCGCGCTGGGGATGGGGCTGTTTATCGTGATCCCGACTCACCTGGCAGTCCGCCATCTGACGCGGCCGGTGGAACGCCAAGCGTGGCGATGGTGTCTATCCGGCGGGGCGAATGACCGCAACTCGTGGATGCGGCGGCTGATGCGGATCTGGCTTACGCATCGTCTGCGCTTCGCCATTCGCGTGCGGCAGGCCAGTTATACGCTGCGATCGGCGCTGGGGCGCGGACTGCAGATCGGACTCCCGGTCGCGGCCATCCTCGCCGCGACCACGCCGGTCTGGGGAATGAGCTGGTATTTTGACACCGAGAATTACGCCTCCGGGATCTGGGATTCCTGGGCGGAAGCCCGTACCGACACCTGGCGCAAAGCGATGATTCATGCCGTCGAAGCCCGCGAAACGGCCGCAGGCCGCCCCGCGCCGACGTTTGCGGTTAGTCCGCCGGGAAATTCCAGCGCCGCCGACTTTTCGTTCCTCGTGATTGGCGACACGGGCGAGGGGGACGCGTCCCAGCATGTACTCCGCGACCAACTCATCCTGGCCGCTCTCCAGCCGGAGGTGCGCTTCGTCGTCTTGTCGTCCGATGTGGTCTATCCGTCCGGCGAGATGAAGGATTACGAGGCGAGATTCTGGCTTCCCTTCAAGGGAGTGGACAAGCCGGTCTATGCGATCCCCGGTAATCACGATTGGTACGACGCCCTCGAAGGTTTCGCGGCGACGTTTTTTGAACCGGACGCCACCCGGACGACGATGCGCGCGAGGGTTGCCGCCGACTTCAGAATCACCAAGACAACCGACCGTCACATCGAGACGCTCATCGCCCAGGCCGCTCGGCTGCGGCAGGAGTACCGGGTCCCGACCGGTTTTCAGCAGGGCCCGTTTTTTCAGTTTCAGACCGACCGATTCGCCCTGTTTGCGGTAGACACTGGCGTGCGCATGCGGCTTGACGAGGCGCAACTGGCGTGGCTCAAAGCGGCACTGGCGTCAGCGCGGGGAAAGTTCAAGATGGCGATACTCGGCCATCCGCTCTTCGCCTGCGGCGAATACCGTGCGGGGGCAAACGCCGACTTCGCCGCGTTGCATCAACTCCTCCGCGAGCATGAGGTCCGTGTGGTGATGGCGGGAGATACGCATGACCTGGAGTACTATGGCGAGACGGCGGACCCCAGCGCGCTGATGTACCACTTTGTCAACGGAGGCGGCGGCGCGTTTCTCACGATGGGAGCGCAGTTCGCCCCGCTCGAGAAGTTTCCAACCCGTGACTGGGCTTTCTATCCCGCCGCCGCGCCCTTGATCGCCAAGATCGAGGCAAACAACGCCTCCTGGAAAAAGCCGATGTGGTGGTGGACGAAACACCTCCGCGCATGGCCCTCGTCGCCGGAGTGGTTGTCCGCCGCATTCGACTACAACGTCGCGCCGTTTTTTCAGAGTTTTTTTGAAATCCGCGTCGAACCGACGGCGAACCGGGTGCAATTGCTCCCGTGGGGTGTCCACGGCCGCCTGCGCTGGTCCGATCTACAGATGTCCGCCGGATTACGGCCACCGGAGCAATCGCCGGATGCGCTGGTCGAGTGGGTTCTTCCGATGGAACCCGTAGTCGCGAATTGA
- a CDS encoding pitrilysin family protein: MAAHRDCSYKAVMAAEEVYHHRTLPSGIEFAALEIPGRRTAGYEIRIFAGMAHEPDDRGGLARVVEDAITKGTQTKTAQEVTDAFDALGAQAGAAVGRESMLFRCSCLPEYLDTALALHAEILRAPTFPDEYCRVAVDLARQELTALEDDPGDLSRKIMGPSAFGERLGRHELGSRESLDRIDRAAIVEYWRKYFSAARMQVAVGGAVDVDRFAERVDQLFTGFGDRENGRTTFAAEFRPGFTHHPKELEQEHLLMCWPGAAVSDRDYPVERLALAILSGGMSSRLFAEVREKQGLVYWVGAWDEHPRGSGRVFMGASTTPPRSDLTLATLLREVDRLSEDLTQDELDRARVGIVAKTQTHGDITRARVGELGGDLFHYGRPVPPAEKNAALQAVTIADVKRYLAEHPRDPLCVLALGPRPLEVVRTK, from the coding sequence GTGGCGGCTCATCGCGATTGCAGCTATAAAGCCGTCATGGCGGCGGAAGAGGTCTATCACCATCGGACATTACCCAGCGGGATCGAATTCGCGGCCCTGGAGATTCCGGGGCGGCGGACGGCGGGCTATGAAATCCGCATCTTCGCGGGCATGGCCCATGAACCGGACGATCGGGGTGGTCTGGCGCGGGTCGTTGAGGACGCGATCACCAAGGGGACGCAGACCAAGACCGCCCAGGAAGTGACGGACGCGTTTGACGCTTTAGGGGCGCAGGCGGGGGCCGCAGTCGGCCGCGAATCGATGCTGTTTCGCTGTAGCTGTCTGCCGGAGTACCTCGACACGGCGCTCGCCCTGCACGCGGAGATACTGCGGGCGCCGACGTTTCCCGACGAGTATTGCCGGGTGGCCGTAGACCTGGCCCGGCAGGAGCTGACGGCATTGGAGGATGATCCCGGCGACTTATCGCGGAAGATCATGGGGCCGTCGGCCTTCGGCGAGCGGCTCGGGCGGCACGAACTGGGCAGCCGCGAGTCGCTGGATCGGATTGATCGCGCGGCCATTGTTGAGTATTGGCGCAAGTATTTTTCCGCAGCGCGGATGCAGGTGGCCGTGGGCGGAGCGGTCGATGTCGATCGATTCGCCGAGCGGGTGGACCAGCTTTTTACGGGATTCGGCGATCGCGAGAACGGCCGGACCACGTTCGCGGCGGAGTTTCGTCCCGGGTTTACCCACCATCCGAAGGAATTGGAACAGGAACACCTGCTCATGTGCTGGCCCGGCGCGGCCGTATCCGATCGCGACTATCCCGTCGAGCGACTGGCGCTGGCGATTCTTAGCGGCGGGATGAGTTCGCGGCTGTTCGCCGAGGTGCGGGAGAAGCAGGGCCTGGTGTATTGGGTGGGGGCGTGGGACGAACATCCGCGCGGGTCCGGGCGCGTGTTCATGGGCGCGTCGACGACCCCGCCGCGGTCCGACCTGACGCTGGCGACGCTGCTCCGCGAAGTGGACCGGCTGTCGGAGGACCTGACGCAGGACGAGTTGGATCGCGCCCGCGTTGGAATCGTCGCCAAGACCCAGACGCACGGCGACATTACGCGGGCCCGTGTGGGCGAATTGGGCGGGGATTTGTTTCATTACGGTCGTCCCGTGCCGCCGGCGGAGAAGAACGCGGCGCTTCAGGCCGTGACGATCGCCGACGTGAAGCGTTATCTGGCCGAGCACCCGCGCGATCCGTTGTGTGTATTGGCGCTCGGTCCCCGGCCGTTGGAGGTGGTCAGAACGAAATGA
- a CDS encoding pitrilysin family protein, whose translation MKQTGEFFEHRLDNGLRVVIERMPHIHSAAAGFLVQTGARDEIPALAGVSHFVEHMCFKGTPRRTWREITVDFDNMGSTYNAYTSKERTVYFGWVRVDDLERQIELLADMMGSMMPPEEFEMEKKVILEEIAMSADQIDHCVYDLLHEDVYAGHPLAWPVLGTTESITALTRDQLHGYFEDRYHPANMVLIIAGNVDPAQAIGYADKICGRWVGRSPRPARVAPPRLRPMTTARRNERFGQQAIALSFDAPSAVHPDREAADVFASILGGHNSRFYWNIIQAGVAPQVSAGRLDYCDAAMMVVFGFCEPPRTEEVLDAMRREIDKITKEGVTPDEVQRVKNRSRTGLTTEAEAPYYRLMQLVNDIDDFGRPRDVGERLAAVEAVTPESIAKYLRDWPMTGKGCLTSLGPRDWPGESGSPS comes from the coding sequence ATGAAGCAGACGGGCGAATTTTTCGAGCACCGGCTGGACAACGGCCTTCGCGTCGTCATCGAGCGGATGCCGCACATTCACAGCGCGGCGGCGGGGTTCCTCGTGCAGACGGGGGCCCGCGACGAGATTCCGGCGCTGGCGGGCGTTTCGCACTTCGTCGAGCACATGTGCTTCAAAGGAACACCGCGGCGGACGTGGCGCGAGATCACCGTCGACTTTGACAACATGGGGAGTACTTATAACGCGTACACCTCGAAGGAGCGGACTGTCTATTTCGGGTGGGTGCGCGTGGACGACCTGGAGCGGCAGATTGAGCTGCTCGCCGACATGATGGGCTCGATGATGCCGCCGGAAGAATTCGAGATGGAAAAGAAGGTGATCCTCGAAGAGATCGCCATGTCCGCCGATCAGATCGATCACTGCGTCTATGACCTGCTGCATGAGGACGTCTATGCCGGGCATCCGCTGGCGTGGCCGGTCCTGGGGACGACCGAATCGATCACGGCGCTGACGCGCGACCAGCTTCACGGTTACTTTGAAGATCGCTATCACCCGGCCAACATGGTCTTGATCATTGCCGGTAATGTCGATCCGGCACAGGCCATTGGATACGCCGACAAGATCTGCGGACGATGGGTCGGTCGATCACCGCGACCGGCCCGAGTCGCGCCACCGCGTTTGCGCCCGATGACGACGGCGCGGCGCAACGAGCGCTTCGGTCAGCAGGCCATCGCGCTCTCGTTCGACGCACCGTCCGCGGTGCATCCCGATCGCGAGGCGGCGGACGTCTTCGCTTCGATCCTCGGCGGTCATAATTCGCGATTCTATTGGAACATCATCCAGGCGGGCGTCGCGCCGCAGGTTTCGGCGGGGCGGCTGGATTATTGCGATGCGGCGATGATGGTGGTGTTCGGGTTCTGCGAACCGCCGCGGACTGAGGAAGTCCTCGACGCCATGCGCCGCGAGATCGACAAGATTACGAAAGAGGGCGTGACGCCGGACGAGGTGCAGCGGGTCAAGAACCGTTCGCGCACCGGCCTGACGACCGAGGCCGAGGCGCCTTACTACCGGCTCATGCAGCTCGTCAATGACATTGACGATTTCGGGCGGCCGCGCGACGTCGGCGAACGACTCGCGGCGGTCGAGGCGGTGACGCCGGAGTCGATTGCAAAGTACCTGCGGGACTGGCCGATGACCGGCAAAGGCTGCCTGACGAGCCTGGGGCCTCGCGACTGGCCCGGGGAAAGCGGTTCTCCAAGCTGA
- a CDS encoding alpha/beta fold hydrolase → MNTSERASRGLVLVLPGIEGPSGWNYNLARGLADGGVKASIEIFDWGTTIPGGMLINIADLERNQQMAEALRDRVVSYKRAHPGRPVHIIGHSGGGGIAVLAAEKLPDNVRVTSLVLLAAALSPDYDLGPALKHTQNGIFNYYSTYDRFFLDAGTRVAGTIDRSHTSAAGSVGFRRPPGSDPELYDKLHQIEWDKNMSWSGHWGDHFGWTNPGFVRRYLAPLIHELGQGDSYP, encoded by the coding sequence TTGAATACCTCGGAGCGGGCTTCCCGGGGGCTCGTGCTGGTCCTGCCGGGCATCGAGGGGCCCAGCGGGTGGAATTACAACTTGGCGCGCGGTTTGGCGGACGGCGGGGTAAAGGCCTCGATTGAGATATTTGACTGGGGCACGACCATCCCCGGCGGAATGCTGATCAACATCGCCGACCTTGAGCGCAACCAGCAGATGGCCGAGGCGCTGCGCGATCGCGTCGTGTCGTACAAGCGGGCGCATCCGGGCCGGCCCGTTCACATCATCGGCCATTCGGGAGGCGGGGGCATCGCCGTCCTCGCTGCGGAAAAACTACCCGACAATGTGCGCGTCACCAGCCTCGTCCTTCTCGCGGCGGCACTGAGCCCGGACTATGACCTTGGCCCCGCGTTGAAACACACGCAAAACGGCATCTTCAACTACTACTCGACCTACGATCGCTTTTTCCTCGACGCCGGTACCCGCGTGGCCGGAACGATTGACCGAAGCCATACCAGTGCGGCAGGGAGCGTAGGGTTCCGTCGGCCCCCAGGGAGCGATCCCGAGCTTTACGACAAACTCCATCAAATTGAGTGGGATAAAAATATGTCCTGGTCTGGTCATTGGGGCGACCATTTCGGATGGACGAATCCTGGGTTTGTGCGCCGATACCTGGCACCCTTGATTCACGAACTTGGACAAGGGGATAGTTATCCTTGA
- a CDS encoding response regulator: MQTAVETTRILLLARPGSVGDQIVQRLGSDAQIRSVSSFDEALIALREDTYDVVISDQSDFIALERAAVNQQSAVILENIGQGVCIVGLDGRLIWANPKMRSYPEDLIKQVCEVCRRSFGADAEPGGDPSRRDSDRASMHRARRVSLTAGRDNYFEVTITPVMSHEEQVRQVAAVVWDVTNSRRLQKKLDAIDLAGRELVRLDAEKMAGMNVEERIQLLEQKMLRYMHDLLHFDDFAVLLIDKKTNRMEFVLQHGMTPKVQDYDIFASTESTCISGYVAATGRSYICHDTSKDPRYLQGLESARSSLTVPIRLDHEVIGVFNIESAQLAAFNEDDRQYAEILARYVAIALNILDLLIVERREATGCLADDVIAEISGPLNDIMTEASGLCEEYIGNDDLRHRLNAICDHVTEIKQKVKDVTTPKGGILGRGESGVTSDPILGGKRVLVADDEQTIRETIAGVLRKAGCSVEVVADGAEAIARLDSGSYDLLVADIRMPMKNGYEVFAHARDRQPDIAVILMTGFGYDPNHSIVRARKEGLNAVLFKPFKVDQLLGEVRSAFQPAETRE, from the coding sequence ATGCAAACCGCCGTTGAGACAACGCGCATTCTTCTCTTGGCCCGGCCCGGATCGGTGGGGGACCAGATCGTCCAGCGGCTAGGGAGCGACGCTCAAATTCGCAGCGTCAGCTCCTTTGACGAGGCCTTGATCGCCCTTCGCGAAGACACGTACGACGTCGTTATCAGCGATCAAAGCGACTTCATTGCCCTCGAACGGGCGGCCGTCAACCAACAATCTGCGGTCATCCTTGAAAACATTGGGCAGGGGGTTTGCATCGTCGGTCTGGACGGCCGGCTGATCTGGGCCAATCCGAAGATGCGGAGCTACCCGGAAGACCTGATTAAGCAGGTCTGCGAGGTGTGTCGGCGTTCGTTTGGGGCGGACGCGGAGCCGGGCGGAGATCCGTCGCGTCGCGATTCTGATCGGGCGTCGATGCATCGGGCACGGCGCGTGAGCCTGACGGCGGGCCGGGACAATTATTTCGAAGTGACGATCACGCCGGTCATGAGCCACGAGGAACAGGTTCGCCAGGTGGCGGCGGTCGTATGGGATGTCACCAACAGCCGGCGGCTGCAGAAGAAACTGGATGCGATCGACCTGGCGGGTCGGGAGCTGGTGCGGCTCGACGCCGAGAAGATGGCGGGCATGAACGTCGAGGAGCGGATTCAGCTCCTGGAGCAGAAGATGCTCCGGTACATGCACGATCTTCTGCACTTTGACGACTTCGCGGTCCTGCTGATCGACAAGAAGACCAACCGGATGGAATTCGTCCTGCAGCACGGGATGACGCCGAAGGTGCAGGATTACGACATTTTCGCGTCGACGGAGAGCACCTGCATCAGCGGGTACGTGGCGGCGACGGGGCGCAGTTACATCTGCCACGACACGTCCAAGGATCCGCGGTACTTGCAGGGTCTGGAGTCGGCCCGCAGCTCGCTCACGGTGCCGATTCGCCTGGATCACGAGGTGATCGGCGTCTTCAACATTGAGTCGGCTCAACTGGCCGCGTTCAATGAAGACGACCGGCAGTACGCGGAGATTCTGGCACGCTACGTCGCCATCGCGCTGAACATTCTGGATCTGTTGATCGTCGAGCGGCGGGAGGCCACCGGTTGCCTGGCGGACGACGTGATCGCGGAGATCTCCGGCCCGCTGAACGACATCATGACGGAAGCGAGCGGCCTGTGCGAGGAGTACATCGGCAACGACGATCTTCGTCATCGCCTCAACGCCATCTGCGATCACGTGACGGAGATCAAGCAGAAGGTCAAGGACGTGACGACGCCCAAGGGGGGCATCCTCGGCCGGGGCGAAAGCGGCGTGACGAGCGATCCCATTCTGGGCGGCAAGCGCGTCCTGGTCGCTGACGACGAGCAGACCATCCGCGAGACGATCGCCGGGGTCCTGCGCAAGGCGGGCTGCTCCGTGGAAGTGGTCGCCGACGGGGCCGAAGCCATCGCGCGATTGGACAGCGGAAGTTACGACCTGCTCGTCGCCGACATTCGCATGCCGATGAAAAACGGCTACGAGGTTTTCGCTCACGCCCGCGATCGTCAACCCGACATTGCGGTCATTCTGATGACCGGGTTCGGGTACGATCCCAACCACTCGATCGTGCGGGCCCGAAAAGAGGGGTTGAACGCGGTGCTGTTCAAGCCGTTCAAAGTCGACCAACTTCTTGGGGAGGTCCGATCCGCCTTCCAACCCGCCGAGACAAGGGAATAG